In the Cydia amplana chromosome 14, ilCydAmpl1.1, whole genome shotgun sequence genome, one interval contains:
- the LOC134654259 gene encoding uncharacterized protein LOC134654259: MSEFTQTQNSILRISDEKTLQLIELYEQEQCLWNTHIPEYKSREKRQKATERIARKLDIKYFEARHVVIKFKNLRNSYCQELKKIASSISMGLSEDEQYRPKVFWFSKMDSFLRPHLQPARGQSYSSLHVSENEQAKSEAGADSDSNQNSEDYCIKDDSVNSFPIVELDVDDSIHSEDEPPMKRRALRYSSSSSRMRDVSQSFVQRDLAKTVQDLEAKVQALTNERKEDYYDSFGKYIASLLRSMPKEKAMFLQPQVISLIVSGSGSGDGSVSQSDI; encoded by the exons ATGTCGGAATTCACGCAAACGCAAAACTCCATCCTCCGCATTAGCGATGAAAAAACTCTACAACTCATAGAGCTTTACGAGCAAGAACAGTGTCTCTGGAACACACACATTCCAGAGTACAAAAGCAGAGAGAAGAGACAGAAAGCGACTGAGAGAATCGCTCGGAAACTGGATATTAAATACTTTGAAGCCCGCCATGTTGTGATCAAGTTTAAGAATTTGAGGAACTCGTATTGCCAGGAGCTGAAGAAGATAGCGTCGAGTATCAGCATGGGCTTGAGTGAGGACGAGCAGTACAGGCCGAAGGTGTTCTGGTTTTCGAAGATGGACTCGTTTCTGCGGCCTCATCTTCAGCCAGCGAGAGGCCAGTCGTACTCTTCGTTG cACGTATCTGAGAATGAGCAAGCGAAGAGCGAAGCGGGAGCCGACAGCGACTCAAATCAAAACAGCGAAGATTACTGCATAAAAGACGATAGCGTGAACTCATTCCCCATCGTGGAACTAGATGTAGATGACAGCATCCATTCTGAGGATGAACCACCAATGAAACGACGCGCTTTGAGATATTCTTCATCTTCGTCTAGAATGAGAGATGTATCACAGTCTTTTGTCCAGAGGGACCTTGCTAAGACTGTTCAAGACTTGGAAGCGAAAGTCCAAGCGCTCACTAACGAAAGAAAGGAAGATTATTATGATTCTTTTGGGAAGTATATAGCGTCTTTGCTAAGAAGTATGCCGAAGGAAAAGGCGATGTTCCTACAGCCACAAGTGATAAGTCTGATAGTGTCCGGGTCTGGGTCAGGAGACGGTTCTGTGAGTCAATCTGATATTTAG